Below is a window of Corvus cornix cornix isolate S_Up_H32 chromosome 2, ASM73873v5, whole genome shotgun sequence DNA.
TGCAGGTGAGAAACAACTACTCATTTTTATGCACTCAACTTGCCGTGTTTTTATCACCGACTGCCAGTATATATAGACTCAGGAGATGCCTTAGGACATCTAGAAAACTCGATCAAACTGCTCTAAAAAGGAGGATTGGTTGAAGAAGTGAGTACTACTCTTAATATATTTGCTTACTCCTGTACATTAAGTGAAGATTGTGAAAATTCAGAAGTGCTGAATTGTCATTGCCCCCACAATAAAAAACTCTAAATATGCTTAGtaactgtgtttctttttatgtATAATGAAGTCTGTTCGTATGTCAGTTACGTTTCTCTGTTTATGTTAACATATGGGGAGTAAATGTAGAGGAATTTCCGTTGatctttttctgtaatattttccacctaaaacttttttttttggttaggAAAATGGACATAATCCTTGTTTGTGTCTACTTACTGAGAAAACATAGAAacttttgttgtgttttctctgtggaGAGTACAAGATAAATAATCACTCTCActtcttctgtattttcatgaCTCTTGTGTCACTGAGTTGAGTGGCCTGGGGTTGAGACACAAAATCTCAACTCATAATACTTGGATCACAATGGCGTCATATTTAAGCATTGTGAAGACACTCACTGAAAAGTCAGAGCTATTGACAATGACCAAAGTGTAGAATACGAGGGTGTTTGACAGCAGTGATTGAGtacataaaatacataattttgcttgtaaagaaaataaaaatttcagtgattGCTATGGGAAAAGTGTGAttgtcttattttaaaatatacaaaaacCTGTCTGATATCTTTGAGTTTGTTTATTTCATGTGACAGAAGCtttactgtaatatttttaatgttttggttCTCTAAGTTACCAAATGGTGTTACTTATCATACTGCAACATATCAAGACAGACTGGCAAAGCTGCAGGAACATCTCCGTCAGTTATCAATACTCTTCAGAAAACTGAGATTAGTCTATGACAAATGCAATGAAAACTGTGCTGGGCTCGATCCTGTTCCCATAGAAGTAAGTATCTTTATTTATGTATAAATTGCAAATCAGAATAACCACTCTGGATAGCAAGTCATCCATCCATCTCAGTTGCAGGAGACTCATAACAAGTTTTCATGATACTGGAATTCTTCAGTGAACTGAATTCTGTTTATTAATTAGAGCTCATTGAAAGATTGTGAAACTTAGTGTCTAGTTGACACGGTGTTCTGTCATAAGCTGGActtgatctcagaggtcttcACCagcctaattgattctgtgattctgagaaagcaaacttactttaaaattttagccttttttcctctggcttcTTGGTATCTTCACCAATTTGTTTcccctaggaaaaaaaagaggatcaGGGcaaattttttgaaaaaagtgtGGAAAGGCCTGCTTTAAGCTCTCACCTGTCGGCCTGGCTCCTGAGTAATAAGTATTATTTACTGTCTGTGGCCATTAGTCTGTGCCTCCATAATTCCCTCACTCAGCTATTCCTAACCTGCTGGCCAGTATGAACCAAACCTAAATGTGCAGTGGTGATAGAAAAGCTACAACATAAAACTTCCTGGGAGGAGGATTGACCAGAGTTTTTCTTAATAAAACTGCTGTTGCTCATAAAATCTAAATGTCATCTTCCCTCCTCATAAGTTGTTTCTAATTTCTAGTAATACTCTTAAACTCTGGGTTTTGTTACAATTTGAGTTTCTACCACTCTATATTAACCAGAACTTTGAAATTCCTTAATTACTGACCTCTGGATCCTGAGACAATTTATTAACAGACTTTTGACTGTCCgttgaattttaattatttggaCATTGTATTTGAAGTTTGAGTCTCTTAACTGAataggaataaataaatgaagaagtCCATTCTGTATAGTTCATTCTAGACTACTATTTCAGTTAGCAGTCGCTGACTTTTGACAAGGGTTTCAGAGAAATGTATGTGGAAACCTGACAGCAAGCAAGGTAATAAGTTAATTTTcccatttaagaaaataaaacctgttttcaAGGTGTGTTGACTTGTGTGCAATAACCAAATACTTGTGCcttctttaaaagtttttcatGTGTCTTATTTTCCAATATCAATGGAATGAggtggggttgggtttttttaataacttttcacatttttttgccGTTACCAGGATGAAAAAGAATCTCCATAGTGAAAATAAGTAGTTACTTCAGGCTTTTTTAATGCAAGATTTCACTTGCATTAAAACTTAGTCACAGCAGAGTTTTTTATTGATAGTTggagtattttgtttttaatctgcttagtcttttctgctctgaagtTAGTAGATGCCTGCCTCCTCATGTTTTTATTGGTTAGAGTCAATGGCAGTGGCACACCATTCCCCTTGGATCAGTTTTCTTAAATTCCTCTTACAGTATTTCAATAGTAGTCTCAATTGTATTATTTAATGGCCAATATTCTAACCATGTCTTTACAGAATATCaacaaaactctttttttttgcacagtCTAGATAAGTCTATACCTACTAATATTCCATTATTATTGATATAAATGTTTTCATACTTTCTGTTAATGTGTATTAATGTGTAATAGGTGTTACTAACTTTCTGTTAACCAACATAGCAAGGCATGAGATAATTGTGAAGGAGATCTGCCTACAAAGATTacctttcctgcttcttttgtGTATTAGGTATAGTTCTACTtttctttgtgggtttgttgtttggttctttttttaatctattacCTTTTCTGAAAGACAGGGAGGTCTTCAAAGGAAATGTTCTACTTTGAGTGCTACTTAATTTTTCCATCGGAGAGAGTTTTTTTCCAGGAGCATATAGCAGCCCCACTACTTCTTTATGGTCTGCAAATGTAGTAAGTGATCAACATTTACTACTTTTTCATGGCAGACTTTATTGTGGTAgcttttgtgcatttttctAAGTTTAGTAAGAATGGCTGCAAAAATTTTTGGatagaaagaaattacattttcagtggGTTAAATCAAAGTAAGTTTTCCATCAGAGTGCTGAAGGCACTGAACATTTCGTAACATTACACTGCAACCTAAGTAACAAGTTAATATGCACTTGATGAGCAGCTTGCTCCCAGGCTTTAAACGAATGTCTTCTTGCTCACTTTTATCAATACTAGtcttccatttttctgtagTGTGTATGTGAACATGGATATAATTTTGCATAGTCCAGGACAGAAAAAACAATGCCAGACTATGGACTTTGTGggtgtattattttttaagaaatttgtAGTAGCTTGGGAGTGTTCTGACACAGAAGCAAGTATTTGTTTTGTATCAAGtatgtttcttttttgatttattttttttaggaagGAAACATATAATAGTATTCATTAAGAAATTCTTCGTCAAGGATTTTTGGCTTTGTTGAAGCTTACAAAACAGACAGTGCACTATGGTCTTCTCCAGCCTAAACCAAACTATGATTCTGTGTGTCTGAGGAGATCACAGTGAGAAATACTTCAAGAAAAACTCCTGGGTAACTGTGGGCCTGGTCTTAAGAGTAGCCAAACAGAGGCTCATTAAAATAGCAAGTCATAACTAGAGTATTAACCAAATAGCTATGTAAAGCCAGTCATAATTATATTTAGAATATCACTAAAATGCTTTATAATAATGATAACTTTATGTTTGTGGTTTCATTTCTTAGTGTGGAatagtaaatttaaaaatcccaatcTGCGGAATTCAAAACTATAAGGATTATCCATGATAAAcatcttaaaatgaaaagacCGACTTCTGCCTGCAGTTACAAAATATCTTTGGTCTAGGCTTGGTAATGTGTGAGAATGTGTCTTTTTGAAGCACGTTGTTTTTCCTGGAGAACCAGCTGAGGTCATTCCAAGGCCTTTAGGTTTGAGGTGGCAAGCAGGCTTGTCTCCACTTTTTCTTGGGCAGTTAGAACCTGTGGAGAAAACGGTAGTACCTTATGTATTTCctggatttgatttttaaatttttttcttctctttttttctttttttttaatttcttctttttttttttttctctaaagctGATGTTTCTTGTCTTCACAGCAACTTATTCCATATGTTGAAGAAGATGGCTCCAAGCACGATGATCGTGGTGCTGCAAGTCAGCTTCGTTTTGCTAgtgaagagagaagggaaatcATGGAAGTAAATAAGGTAACAAAGTTGTAATTAATTTgcataaaatgagaaatgtcaTTTTCACGTTACAAAGCTTAAATTTCAAGATTGCTGTGCTAAATACAGAATGTGTGATGATTACCATCAAAACTGGAGATAACTACTTTTTGCATATAAATACTTCAGAACTGACCTTTTAGTTCAACAACTATTTTTTAGCTGTACCGCTGGCAGTGGAGTTTAGGTTTCCTAACAATTTTAATTCACCtctcttttaaaatgacatATATTCTTATGAATACAGTGTGTTATGTTTATGTGTAACCCACTAGATATTGACAGTACAAATTGAACTAAGGTGCTTGTTGAACTTACTTATCTTCAAAACTTACCTTAGGTGTTAAAATAATTGATATTGAACACCAGATGTGTAAATATTATTACAATTCTGTGAGAAATATCAGGGCTACCTTCTGTATTTTGACACTTTGAGGAATACTGTAAAGAGGAACATTTATTGAATCTTCGCACATTCAGAGAAAATGTACTATGAATTATAAATGCTAAATGagttaaaatgttaaattttcagtttgagTGGCATTGTGCAACTGAGTACAATTAGTAAAGAGTGATTcaaatctaaaaataattatgcTGTAGTAAATGCTAATATAATATTgagattaaaaatatgttgttttACCAGACCACAATTTTGAACATTGTTTCTTCAATCTGTAAAGTACAAATATAcgattaaataaatatttatagctGTAATATCTGTAAATGCCCAGTAAAAATGAGTTATAATCTACAAAAATAactgaacaaaagaaataaatgaataaaatgtttatttatggAATGAATAATTGatggattttcagcttttaaaatatttccaatattttaatttgtcttcCACAATCGTACATGTATTGCATTTTTCATAACccatttatttagaaaaatgcaTGTGTATTGTATAGGAGAAAACGAGGACTATGTGAATTTagagaaatgcagttttcagctTTCCTCTTGTAATCTTCCTCTTCAGTGCTGATGTAGCAGGGTTGTATATATTATATTGTATGTAATATTGTACTGTGAATTTATGCACATTTATTTGCAATCTTAAAGTGTTAATAAGCTTAACTGTCCATATTTGCTGTGGTTTTAATAGTTCTATGACATAGTTTTGCCCTTGTTGTTGTATTTGTATGCTAATATGGTTTTAAACCTCCTTGGTGTGAtcttgtgaaaataatttcataaattttTATGAAGAGTTCTGAACCTTAAAAAGGTTGATGGTGTTACCATTGGTAGCAAACTGGTAATTAAGAATGCATTGAAACCTTCACTTAAATATGGtctgaaattctgtatttatacTTAAATGCCTAGGCCTAATTTCCAGATTTTCCACAGTAAATCTTTACGAGATAGTTGAACTTTCTCTAGTATTCTTGTGGACAAATACTTAGTAACTGCAGCAAAAGGAAGTTAAACTTGTGTTTTGAAagttcactgattttttttttttctccctccagttGCATGAGCACATCTACTACCATTTCCAAAGTTCAAGTTTTAATACATTACAGACTAGGAAATGCTTTTATTACTAGAAATacataaattctttctttttgcaaagaaaaatcactAGAATTAGATAATCAGTCTAATTTCTAACACTGGCTGCTGGGCTCAAGGAGGGCTTACTCTGATTCTTAGCTCGCAAACTTGACAGCTCTTCAGTCCTCTGTAGTGTGTAATGTCCACCTCCAACTCAATTTGATTAATTCATTTTAGGAAAATTTTAGTAATACAAAATATTGATGAAAATGCTGTGACAGGGAAACCAACATGATAGTTAAAGAAGCTTTTTATATTCTTGACCataccttttcttccttcagcttcttGTCCTGTTCTCACCTAATCCTTTTTGCTGTGATAggcattattttttcagtgttgcatGTTATTGGTACCAAAAAATCACTATTGCAAAAACCCAATACTTTGACACTATTgcaatatttgaaataattcttaGACCTGCCCTGACTCTCTTAATTTTGCCCTTCTTGCTGTGGTATCCCAGCCTGATTTCTTTAGTGACTCTGGATGTATGTGAAAGGTACTAACTGCCCCACAGTGTGGAGCACTGCCAAAGCTAGCAGTAGCTCTAACAAACCTTGTGGATCATATGTTTTCAcacaaaaatattccatgaaACACTGACTTGAAAAAtagcagctttgctttgctaCTGCAGTTGTTTGAGAAGGGAGCATCCTCAGTGGAGGAGAAGGGGAGCATCAGGTATTTCCTATAGTCACCATCTTGTTCATGGGGCAAGAGAACCTGTTAATGTATCAGAGTTCCTAAAAACTGCAGGAGCTTTTGGAGTTGGTTTACTGTGACATCTTTTGGTCTTAATTAATTATTCTGCTATATTAGAGTTACCTTTTAGGTCAGAAAGTTTAATGTACTGACCTTGGCTATGTAAGTACTTGtctgttaatttaaaatatagattAGTTTACAAGGCAATGAATTTCTGTCCTAGCAATTCAGTAATAATTAGCAACTGTAGGTTTAAATAAAACCTATTAAGCTTTATAACACAAGGGAGTTTTGCCTGCAATAAGAAGCTTGTACCATTATTGTAAAACAAACCATTTCTTGAGCACTGACTACCTCTGTCCCGTCTTAAGCAATTCTCTCCTGCAGTTCCCAAAAATGTagcttatttctttttatttgtatatgCTTTCTGAGCTTGTAAATTGTTGAGGTGGTTAACTTTTTTTTGGAATAAATTACTGTTACAGAATCAGTTTAGCATTTGCATTGGTCTTCTTGTACTTGTCTTGATCCAGTTTTCATTGAAATTAATCTATTTGCAGCAAATGGGAGATGTTACCAAGATTTCCTCTCTTCTGTTCATGTTCTTCTAGTGTTTAATATTCTATCTGTTAAGTTTTCATCTTTAAGTGTTGAATCATCAGTACTATTTTCAAGATGTCAGGCTCACCTTCGGTCTGTGGTCTTTTAGCACATTTGACAAgacttgaaacagaaaatgcaaatcaaaaaTTGAGAATTATTTAATCTGTATTGCTGCCTTATCAATGGTTTTCTTTACTGCTTGCTTTTAGAAGTGGAGCAAGTACAGCTTAGGTTTCATTCATGCTGTAGGTCTGGTTTTAGTGAAGCATTTAGGAAAACCATCACATAATTAGTAGGGTAAGTACATTTGGATGAAAATGAAGCGAAATAGCAGTAGAACATTCCAAGTGACCCTTTAGAAAACAATAATATTTGATATTCTTAACTAGTGTTTGTTAAGTGTTTAACAGTGATCTTGCtaagagaggaaaagacaaTCTACGTGACAGATTTTTAAGTTAAGCTGTAACAAGTTTAGCTCTGGGCTTTTTTTGATAACACAAACATTATGCCTTGCAGCTGAGGTTGTTTAGGACTATGCTGAAAACCTAAATTCCTTTTAAACTACCTTTCACACtatttgcatgtattttaatttgttttgtatgTGTAGAGTCCTTTTTTACCCAAAATATGAGTGTGCACCAAGGAATGCTTTGGCAAGAGGGGAAGAATTCGTTACTTGGACACCTTCTGGGAAGATTAATCTGCACTGGAGGCAGTTCCATCATTTTTTGAGTACCCAAACTGACTATCTGCAATGGTAGAATCAGAGGAATTTAGGCTCAGTGGGAGGTCTGGAGACTACCTGTTTCAGGCCCTGCTCAAAACAGGACCAACCAGCAAAGTTATATCCAGCTGCTCGAGCTCATATCTGgtagtattttaaatatctgtaaGGACTGAAATTCCATCTTTTCTGGGCCCTTCTTAAGGGTTGACTTTTACTGTGGAAGTTTTCGTAATGTTACTTTGGAATTTTCTTTGTCGTAACTTGTATATTCACTGCCCCTCATCCTTTTGCTGTGTACACTCAAGAAGAGTCCAgctttgtcttttctgtgaGCTTCATGAGGTAGCTGAAGATAGCACTGTGATCCTGCCCTATGGCCTTCTCTGCTTGAGATTGAACAAACACAGATTTAGTCATTGTGGTGGCCTTCCACTAGGCATTATCCAGTCTGATAGAGCTTTGTATTGATCCCCAAAGTGGACAATCATTCTCCAGAGACAAATAGAGTAGAGTAATAATTTCACCTGACCTGAGAGGTACACTCCAGCTAATATAGGGCAGAGTGCAGTTTGTCTTCCTTGTTGCAAAGCAGATCTGCTGATGTCTCATGTTCAACTTGTCAGAAATTATCAAAAAGGACCTCAGAtccttttctgcaaattttatttctattcagTCAgccctctgcctgtgctgttgtATGGGTTTATTCTGTGTGCAGATGCAGGATGTTGCTTTAATTGAAGTTCCTGAGATAGGTGTTGGCCTGACTTTCCTACCTGTTGAGGTCCGTCTGAATCCAACATCCCACCACTGAgtatatttttcactttccccAGTTTGGCACTGTCCACCAATTTGATAACTTTGGTATGGTGATTAGGTCATTATGTGTGGATTAGTCATTAATGAGGATATTAAGAATGTTCACCTTAGTGTCCTGAGAAACTTCAAGAGTGACCAACTAGCACTTGGTCTTAATACTGATGATCCCAGCATTTAGAATCCCGTAGTCCAGCCAGTTTTCTGTCAACCCAGTAATTCACCTATCCAAACCACATGTCTCCAATATGGCTACAAGGCAATGAGAGACTATGTCAAAAGTCTGACTAATGAATGATTTTACTTTatgaaagtaaagaaaatgttCTGCTCTCCCTTTGCCACACAGTCATTTCTTGATAGAAAGCTGTCATGCTGGTCAGGCACGAGGCATCTTTAGGAAATCCAGTATGACTGTTTCCAGTCACCTTATCATTTCTGTGTCTAGATGTGACTTCCAGAAGAATTTGCTGCATAGTCTTTCTGGAGTCAGGGGTTAGGCTGTCTAGCCTGTAATTTTCTGGATCTACCTCCTTGCCTTTCTTGCAGATGAgttgaaatgtttcctttttaacaGAAGCATCCCCCCCTCTCCAATAGAAAATTAAGTAGAGTGGTCTTGTTATGTCATAAAACAGCTTTCTCAGCATTCAGACACATTTTTATTCCAGATAATTACTTCCTTTCCAGTTTTGTATAAAATGTTGCCCACAAAGTTTTTCACATTGCATCCTATATCCAAACCATATCATGCTTACAAAGTTGAAAAACGTTTGGAAAAAGTGAACATAAAGCTGTCTGTAAAGTCCCAATTGTCCCCTTTTGTCCTCATACAGATGTATCTTACACAACCTTTATTGCATTATCACATTTGATTCCTCTTCCCCCCTTCCCActttcttttctggaagaaTCCTTTGAGCTATTCTGCTTTTGTTCCAGACTAGGCACTGTTTAGATTGAATCAGTATTGTAGTAAATAAGATTATAAAAATCCTGGTTTGTGTATTGCGTAACTGGCATTACACTATTGAGTAAGCAGGGAATTTGGGAATGAGAAAGAAGGATTTGTTGTGTGTAGTGAGTAACTAACTAAGGCAGCTCTTGggaactgaatttttttttctctgccacGAATTATCTGTGGTGGTTGTTCATTCTTCCCCTTATGGCTCGTGGTAGCTTTGAATATGTGGGAAGCTGTTAAAATATGAAGTTTGGAGATGAACATGAATCTTAAATGTCTTTGGACAAAGTTGGCAGCACTGCAGTTTTATCTGTAGTGTTCGTGTGACTGAGTTTGCCATCTGTAACTGAGGATCATACTATCTGTGGGATTTTCATGTTAAGAATGGGGATGTAACACTGAGAAGTGTGGTAGAGAAGCACCTTGAGGATTGAATAATTCCATTACAAGCTACAGAGCTTAGATGGTACTCAGTAAATAAGACCTCAGACCTCATTGTTGAATGATAAATAATTGGTATGAAGCAAACATCCATCTATTTGAATGAACATGTTTATTCCTCTCAGAACAACAGATCAATGGATAAATACAATCCTGTATGGGTCAGTAGGTGAAAAGTATTGAGCTTGCAGCAGAGCATAGGCTGTCACTGGtgcttctgtttgtttcagGAACACAGGGTTACACAAGCAGAAGGagcagttttcctttcagctgtcAGGTGAGGAGCAAGGCAGAAAACTAAGTCTCTGATTTCTGCTAAGTGTAGAACAATCACGCCTGTGGATGACATCAGGAAAAGCTGTAGATATTGGACAATGATGTGTTAATATTTAATTGCACAGCAGTTACTGTATTAGCgatgaatattttttatccCCTTGGGAAAAATTGTAACTAGATTGATATATGAATTTGTTATGATGGAAAGTGAGCCTTGGTATCAATTGTGCGGCCATAAGTTAAGACATCACTTGGCAGCTTTAAGAGAGTTCAAGCAAAGTGTTGAGGgcattttttccatatttttttcagctatatGCTTATAATGTTGTAATAGTCTCTTGactactgaaggaaaaaagaaaaaatcaggtttttccACCTTCTTACTTCAGAGATTTCATTATGaaggtttcatttaaaaaaagaacagtataAATGTCACCCTCCTATTACACACATCGTTTTTCTCTAGAAATTTATTGGGCTTGACTTATCTGGAAACATGGAGGCCACTGTCACCTTTGTAAGACTTTCAAGAATCACTTCCTACAGCAGTTTAATGGTCAGAAGGAGTAACATGAGTAttgtgtccagctctggcttcctcagcacaggaaagacatggacctaTTGGAGTGGATTCAGAGGAGGGCTACAAAAATTATCAGAGCGATGGAACAgctctcctatgaggaaaggctgacagAGTTGAGGCTGTTCAGTCTGAAGGAGAGAAGACACTGGGAAGATCTTacagcagcctttcagtacctaaggggggcttataagaaagatggggacaaactTTATAGCAGGGCCTGTTGTAATAGGgcaaggggtaatggctttaaactaaaagaaggccaatttagattaaatataaggaagacattttttagGCTGAGGGTGATAAAACCCTTGTCCTGAGAcgtggtagatgccccatccctgggaacatTCACAGTtaggctggacagggctctgagcaacctgatgtagtTGAAGATGTTCCTGCTTATTGTGGGGTTGAGCTAGATGACCTTtagaagtcccttccaacccaaattgttccatgattctatgcTCATGGGAAAGAATGTGATGCGAGTTCTCTTGCATCTCTTGTAGTAGATTCTTAATCAACAAagtaaacataatttttaaaaattttgttaagATTTATGCAAGTAAAGGTACTtcaattattaatatttaatgttaCACTGAGACACTGAGGTGTCCTTCTCACCTGTACTATTGTAGATCTTGAATGGAGCAGGTAAAAACTATAGCTGGCACAGCATTCAGGAGAATGGTCTTCTGCATGAGATTTTCCAGATGGAAACAGatctttgcttgttttttttcttaagcaaaagAAGAGCCTGTACAACATCAGCAAGTACTGTTGATATTTTTCCAGGCACCAGTTGGAACATGATCTTACTCTTCCACAgtgtttacattattttctttgcctgaaGAAAGGATTTCTAACAAATGGATTGAGTGCAGCATGACTCACAGTGatgttttagttttaaaatttgaagAATACAAGAGCTTAAAATGAGGAGGGAATCAAGAACAGTGCGCGAAAGAAGGTTCTGATACATCTCTGATTGTATGTTGTGAATTGGTCTATACAGCACTGATTTCTAATGAAATGCAAGTGAAGCAAAAATGActtttagtaaaatatttatttcagtcaaAGTTGAAATTACTGTGTCCTACTGAACCCAAATCTGCATGTAACATGGCGGGTTCTTTATGGcagcttttttccttgaaagacAGCTATTTTCTGGATGTATGTTACGGTTCTCCCACTTTGTTTCATTTATGGGGGTTTTGTGCTTCAGTAAATGTTTTCACAAATGACCTACCTGACCTAAGCCAACTAAGGTCTCAC
It encodes the following:
- the MED30 gene encoding mediator of RNA polymerase II transcription subunit 30 isoform X1; amino-acid sequence: MSTPPLAGAGMPPGAFSGTQAQAAREVNTASLCRIGQETVQDIVFRTMEIFQLLRNMQLPNGVTYHTATYQDRLAKLQEHLRQLSILFRKLRLVYDKCNENCAGLDPVPIETGRSSKEMFYFECYLIFPSERVFFQEHIAAPLLLYGLQMYNLFHMLKKMAPSTMIVVLQVSFVLLVKREGKSWK
- the MED30 gene encoding mediator of RNA polymerase II transcription subunit 30 isoform X2 — its product is MSTPPLAGAGMPPGAFSGTQAQAAREVNTASLCRIGQETVQDIVFRTMEIFQLLRNMQLPNGVTYHTATYQDRLAKLQEHLRQLSILFRKLRLVYDKCNENCAGLDPVPIEQLIPYVEEDGSKHDDRGAASQLRFASEERREIMEVNKKLKQKNQQLKQIMDQLRNLIWDINAMLAMRN